The Williamsia sp. DF01-3 genome has a window encoding:
- a CDS encoding MbtH family protein, with the protein MINPFDDERGTFRVLVNHEGQHSLWPDFAPVPGGWTSQHGPSGREECLQFVEQNWRDIAPASLTRSMPERKAVAASARDGEWWING; encoded by the coding sequence ATGATCAATCCATTCGATGACGAGCGGGGCACCTTCCGCGTCCTGGTCAATCACGAGGGCCAGCATTCGCTGTGGCCCGATTTTGCCCCCGTCCCGGGCGGGTGGACCTCGCAGCACGGGCCGTCCGGACGCGAGGAATGCCTGCAGTTCGTGGAACAGAACTGGCGCGACATCGCGCCGGCGAGCTTGACGCGATCCATGCCCGAACGCAAGGCCGTCGCCGCTTCGGCTCGCGACGGCGAGTGGTGGATCAATGGGTGA
- a CDS encoding ATP-binding cassette domain-containing protein, whose protein sequence is MGEETQTHLEDPVNGVDGGAPENTVDDGSEFAIEVSGLFKTFGSRFGRGASHQALGGVDLKVRRGTVHALLGPNGAGKTTTVRIISTLLKPDAGSVHVLGIDALAHPAQVRRSIGVSGQYAAVDGNLTGWENLRMVARLYGMTRRAAGTRADELINDFRLETARDRPARTYSGGMRRRLDLAGALIAQPGVVILDEPTTGLDPRGRREMWALINQLVRGGTTVLLTTQYLEEADALADTITVIDRGEVVALGSAAELKAASQSTVLTVEVGLDIDRDLVHRVLSQHGSSEPHGTAHSTEWQVAVSDGTASAATIIQALSDVGVTVHDFSVEAPTLDDVFLSLTSNPTPDPEENAA, encoded by the coding sequence ATGGGTGAGGAAACGCAGACGCATCTCGAAGACCCTGTGAACGGGGTCGACGGTGGCGCGCCGGAGAACACGGTGGACGACGGGTCCGAGTTCGCCATCGAGGTATCCGGTCTGTTCAAGACATTCGGGAGCCGTTTCGGGCGCGGCGCATCCCATCAGGCACTCGGCGGTGTGGATCTGAAGGTGCGTCGTGGAACGGTGCACGCACTGCTCGGGCCCAACGGCGCGGGCAAGACCACCACCGTGCGCATCATCTCCACCTTGCTCAAGCCGGACGCCGGTTCGGTCCACGTTCTCGGTATCGATGCGCTCGCGCATCCGGCGCAGGTGCGCCGCAGCATCGGCGTGTCCGGTCAGTACGCGGCCGTCGACGGCAACCTCACCGGCTGGGAGAACCTCCGGATGGTCGCGCGTCTCTACGGGATGACCAGGCGCGCCGCCGGCACCCGTGCCGACGAACTGATCAACGACTTCAGGCTCGAGACCGCGCGCGACCGCCCGGCGCGCACCTACTCCGGTGGCATGCGTCGCCGTCTCGACCTGGCCGGCGCGCTGATCGCGCAGCCCGGTGTGGTGATCCTGGACGAGCCGACCACCGGACTCGACCCGCGGGGGCGACGCGAGATGTGGGCTCTGATCAATCAGCTCGTACGCGGCGGCACCACGGTGCTACTGACGACCCAGTACCTGGAAGAGGCCGACGCACTGGCCGACACCATCACCGTCATCGATCGCGGTGAAGTGGTCGCCTTGGGCTCGGCCGCCGAGCTCAAGGCGGCGAGCCAGTCGACGGTGCTGACCGTGGAGGTCGGGCTCGACATCGACCGGGATCTGGTGCACCGCGTCCTGTCTCAGCACGGATCTTCCGAACCGCACGGAACGGCACACTCCACCGAGTGGCAGGTTGCCGTCAGTGACGGGACCGCCAGCGCCGCGACGATCATCCAGGCCCTGTCCGACGTCGGAGTGACGGTGCACGACTTCTCCGTGGAAGCACCGACGCTCGACGACGTGTTCCTTTCCCTCACGTCCAATCCCACGCCCGATCCCGAGGAGAACGCCGCATGA